From a single Streptomyces sp. NBC_00377 genomic region:
- a CDS encoding GNAT family N-acetyltransferase, whose product MLTEVAEAVRLQEGPPGVRSVLRALRRLAPASTKDLSRATGLPVPIVAALGNELRRRGFVTTQRPSRLTEAGLELVAELGMDLSLDATCGTCDGRELVIPDVLDEAVRRLRALMESGPAADMAIDQSHCTAETKVRRVLALLAAGALPGGSLLLIGDDDLVSLAVAVVGDVLGGPIVERVTVVDISPDILDYIQKVSAGLGTRVETVRHDLRLPLPAELHERHDVAMTDPPYTAEGARLFLSRAVEGLRPGPAHSVFFSFGGKSPDEMLEVQREIMGLGLVTNGYIRNFNEYEGSGILGGVGFFQHLLTTTSTAPSQEGEFSGPLYTGDKRTRQREYTCVACDARLRVGPGARWTSVAALRADGCPSCGKGPFRPGRLVPAEDPAPPVAQPATPPEQAPEQQAPAPGGQVPAPGGQAPPPAGSRAAATTAVLAPAPAAGAPAGRAHGWRPPTADDLAALAERARPYVTRGADERDLPAIGRFEAEIARVSFGEDAIDDPARWASRLGRAMEKSKEGMIVADAPGGEPVGWCWVSINQNAMTGDRYANFRSLAVSPVDSRSDIAELLLTAGLEFCLANGITEVVGRVHVGNVPMRTVYRKFGFDPTSLSMKLFLPEGDSAR is encoded by the coding sequence GTGCTCACGGAAGTCGCGGAAGCCGTCCGGCTCCAGGAGGGCCCGCCCGGAGTCCGGTCCGTCCTGCGTGCCCTGCGCCGGCTGGCGCCCGCCTCCACGAAGGACCTCAGCCGCGCGACCGGCCTGCCCGTCCCGATCGTGGCCGCCCTGGGGAACGAACTGCGCCGGCGGGGGTTCGTCACGACGCAGCGCCCGTCCCGGCTGACCGAGGCGGGTCTCGAGCTCGTCGCCGAGCTCGGCATGGACCTCTCCCTGGACGCGACCTGCGGCACCTGCGACGGGCGCGAGCTCGTGATCCCCGACGTCCTGGACGAGGCCGTACGCCGGCTGCGCGCCCTCATGGAGTCGGGTCCCGCCGCCGACATGGCGATCGACCAGTCGCACTGTACGGCCGAGACCAAGGTCCGCCGGGTGCTCGCGCTGCTCGCGGCGGGCGCGCTGCCGGGCGGTTCGCTGCTGCTGATCGGTGATGACGACCTGGTGTCCCTCGCCGTCGCCGTGGTGGGTGACGTGCTCGGTGGTCCGATCGTCGAGCGGGTGACCGTCGTGGACATCTCCCCGGACATCCTCGACTACATCCAGAAGGTGTCGGCCGGTCTGGGCACGCGCGTGGAGACCGTCCGGCACGACCTGCGCCTCCCGCTGCCCGCCGAGCTGCACGAGCGGCACGACGTGGCCATGACCGACCCGCCTTACACCGCGGAAGGGGCCCGTCTCTTCCTCTCCCGTGCCGTGGAGGGCCTGCGGCCCGGCCCCGCGCACAGCGTCTTCTTCTCCTTCGGCGGCAAGAGCCCGGACGAGATGCTGGAGGTGCAGCGGGAGATCATGGGGCTCGGTCTGGTGACCAACGGGTACATCCGCAACTTCAACGAGTACGAGGGCAGCGGCATCCTCGGCGGTGTCGGCTTCTTCCAGCACCTGCTCACCACCACCTCGACGGCCCCCTCCCAGGAGGGCGAGTTCAGCGGCCCCCTCTACACCGGCGACAAGCGCACGCGGCAGCGCGAGTACACGTGCGTGGCGTGCGACGCCCGGCTCCGCGTGGGGCCCGGTGCGCGCTGGACCTCGGTCGCCGCTCTGCGGGCGGACGGCTGTCCGAGCTGCGGCAAGGGCCCGTTCCGCCCTGGCCGCCTGGTCCCGGCGGAGGATCCGGCACCCCCGGTCGCACAGCCGGCCACCCCACCCGAGCAGGCCCCGGAGCAGCAGGCCCCGGCCCCGGGTGGGCAAGTCCCGGCCCCGGGTGGGCAGGCTCCGCCCCCCGCCGGGAGCCGGGCCGCGGCCACGACCGCCGTCCTCGCCCCGGCCCCGGCGGCGGGCGCTCCCGCAGGACGCGCCCACGGCTGGCGTCCACCGACCGCCGACGACCTCGCCGCCCTCGCCGAACGCGCCCGGCCTTACGTCACCCGAGGGGCCGACGAGCGCGATCTCCCGGCCATCGGGCGCTTCGAGGCCGAGATCGCCCGTGTCTCCTTCGGTGAGGACGCCATCGACGATCCCGCGCGGTGGGCGTCCCGCCTCGGCCGTGCCATGGAGAAGTCGAAGGAGGGCATGATCGTCGCCGACGCTCCGGGCGGGGAACCCGTCGGCTGGTGCTGGGTGAGCATCAACCAGAACGCGATGACCGGCGACCGTTACGCCAACTTCCGCTCGCTGGCGGTGTCCCCGGTGGACAGCCGCAGCGACATCGCCGAACTCCTCCTCACCGCCGGCCTGGAGTTCTGCCTGGCCAACGGCATCACGGAGGTCGTGGGCCGGGTGCACGTGGGCAACGTCCCGATGCGCACGGTGTACCGCAAGTTCGGCTTCGATCCGACCAGCCTGTCGATGAAGCTGTTCCTCCCGGAAGGGGACAGCGCCCGATGA
- a CDS encoding ABC transporter ATP-binding protein, whose protein sequence is MTAGTGHTAGAATPAVLAANGIHRRFGSLVVLEGIDLTLAPGEALGIVGPNGAGKTTLLDILSGAQPPSEGSVTFQGQDVTRWKVDRRCRSGIGRSHQVPRPFTGMTAYENVLVASVQGGSHRRGAAQQHALGVLERCGMLGQANRPAAALTLLERKRLEMARALATDPQVLLLDEIAGGLTDAETDELIATIRQLSADGIAIVWIEHVIHALLRVIDRLVCLAQGRVLAEGEPDAVMSDPRVVEAYLGSAA, encoded by the coding sequence GTGACGGCGGGGACAGGGCACACCGCCGGGGCGGCCACCCCGGCGGTGCTCGCGGCGAACGGCATACACCGCCGATTCGGCAGCCTGGTCGTCCTCGAAGGCATCGACCTCACCCTCGCCCCCGGCGAGGCCCTGGGCATCGTCGGCCCGAACGGCGCCGGAAAGACGACCCTGCTCGACATCCTCTCCGGGGCCCAGCCCCCCTCCGAAGGCAGTGTCACCTTCCAGGGTCAGGACGTGACCCGCTGGAAGGTCGACCGCCGCTGCCGCAGCGGAATCGGGCGCTCCCACCAGGTGCCGCGCCCCTTCACCGGCATGACGGCCTACGAGAACGTGCTGGTCGCGTCGGTGCAGGGCGGCTCGCACCGGCGTGGGGCCGCACAGCAGCACGCGCTCGGCGTGCTCGAACGCTGCGGCATGCTCGGCCAGGCCAACCGGCCAGCGGCCGCGCTCACCCTGCTGGAACGCAAGCGGCTGGAGATGGCGCGGGCGCTGGCGACCGATCCGCAGGTGCTGCTGCTGGACGAGATCGCCGGCGGTCTCACCGACGCCGAGACGGACGAACTGATCGCCACCATCCGGCAGTTGAGCGCCGACGGCATCGCCATCGTCTGGATCGAGCACGTCATCCACGCCCTTCTGCGGGTGATCGACCGGCTGGTCTGTCTCGCGCAGGGCCGGGTCCTGGCCGAGGGCGAACCGGACGCCGTCATGTCCGATCCCCGGGTCGTCGAGGCCTACCTCGGGAGCGCGGCATGA
- a CDS encoding branched-chain amino acid ABC transporter permease — protein MNWINALVQGVMLGGVYALFACGLSLMFGVMRTVNLSHGDLAVLGAFLVAVLAAAVGISPFFALLLVLPVMGLVGVALQRGILSRALRTGEMSSMLATFGLAIVLQNVLLEIFSADSRSLDVGSLSTAGLQLGSSVSIPYLGVLTVTVAVTLLGGLQLLLARTGIGRAIRATAADADTAELVGIDSRRVYAWAAAIAVATAGLAGAFFAMRSSFSPSMGPTQLLFAFEVVVIGGLGSLWGTLVGGMVLGVAQTVGAQADPRFSIVAGHAVFLAVLALRPQGLLGMRRSRT, from the coding sequence ATGAACTGGATCAACGCCCTCGTGCAGGGCGTCATGCTCGGCGGTGTCTACGCGCTCTTCGCCTGCGGTCTTTCCCTGATGTTCGGCGTCATGCGGACCGTCAACCTGAGCCACGGCGACCTCGCGGTCCTCGGCGCGTTCCTCGTCGCCGTGCTGGCCGCCGCCGTCGGCATCAGCCCGTTCTTCGCGCTACTGCTGGTCCTGCCCGTGATGGGCCTGGTCGGAGTGGCGTTGCAGCGGGGCATCCTCAGCAGGGCGCTGCGCACCGGCGAGATGTCGTCGATGCTGGCCACCTTCGGTCTCGCCATCGTGCTCCAGAACGTACTGCTGGAGATCTTCAGCGCCGACAGCCGCTCCCTGGACGTCGGTTCGCTGTCCACGGCCGGCCTCCAGCTCGGGTCGTCGGTGAGCATCCCGTATCTCGGCGTGCTGACCGTGACGGTGGCGGTCACACTCCTCGGCGGGCTGCAACTGCTGCTGGCGCGGACGGGAATCGGCCGGGCGATCCGCGCCACCGCCGCCGACGCGGACACCGCCGAACTGGTCGGGATCGACAGCCGCCGGGTGTACGCCTGGGCTGCCGCCATCGCCGTCGCCACCGCCGGTCTGGCGGGAGCGTTCTTCGCGATGCGGTCGTCCTTCAGCCCGTCCATGGGGCCGACCCAGCTGCTGTTCGCCTTCGAGGTCGTCGTGATCGGAGGGCTCGGTTCGCTGTGGGGGACTCTCGTCGGGGGCATGGTCCTCGGCGTCGCCCAGACGGTCGGCGCGCAGGCGGATCCGCGCTTCTCCATCGTCGCCGGACACGCGGTGTTCCTCGCTGTCCTGGCCCTCCGCCCGCAGGGACTGCTCGGCATGAGAAGGAGCCGCACATGA
- a CDS encoding alpha/beta fold hydrolase, with translation MRLHTQEWGTGERVAVLVHGMMSDHRTWHELVPVLTGRGYRVLAVDLRGHGASARGPYEPRLFAEDLLHTVPHAPEVALGHSLGALALALAVAELRPARAVYSEPAWQLAGAHGSMDPALFALFKRSSRALTALARRQRNGEPAAELPDARTEAEQQALDRWDENTALALSSHRHIDHTPEKAVVPSLVQTSDPSMLVSAQMRAELVRRGFEVRTVPDAPHAIHRDRFDAFVESLSGWL, from the coding sequence ATGCGACTGCACACGCAGGAGTGGGGAACGGGCGAGCGCGTCGCCGTCCTCGTCCACGGCATGATGTCCGACCACCGCACCTGGCACGAGCTGGTCCCGGTCCTGACCGGACGGGGCTACCGCGTCCTCGCTGTGGACCTGCGCGGGCACGGCGCCAGCGCTCGCGGGCCGTACGAACCCCGGCTTTTCGCGGAGGATCTCCTCCATACGGTGCCGCATGCCCCGGAAGTGGCGCTGGGCCATTCGCTGGGCGCGCTGGCCCTGGCGCTCGCGGTGGCGGAACTGCGACCGGCCCGCGCCGTCTACTCGGAGCCGGCCTGGCAACTGGCCGGGGCCCACGGGTCCATGGACCCGGCCCTCTTCGCCCTGTTCAAGCGTTCCTCCCGCGCCCTGACCGCGCTCGCCCGCCGGCAGCGGAACGGGGAACCGGCCGCCGAGCTCCCCGACGCGCGGACCGAGGCCGAGCAGCAGGCCCTCGACCGCTGGGACGAGAACACGGCTCTCGCGCTCTCCTCCCACCGGCACATCGACCACACGCCCGAGAAGGCCGTGGTGCCGTCTCTCGTCCAGACCTCGGACCCGAGCATGCTCGTCAGCGCGCAGATGCGGGCGGAGTTGGTGCGACGCGGTTTCGAGGTGCGTACGGTGCCCGACGCACCGCACGCGATCCACCGGGACCGGTTCGACGCTTTCGTCGAGTCGCTGTCGGGGTGGTTGTGA
- a CDS encoding acyltransferase family protein has translation MRPEPAPTVVRRRGGRIAALDGMRLLAALMVVAYHYMALYGGWTTRGEAHFPGAFPYTAYGWLGVPLFFLISGFVICMSCWGRSLESFFVSRVVRLYPAYWFAVLATTVVVLLVPGGQDPLPVADVLTNLTMLQEPLGVGKVDGVYWTLYAELRFYLLFAAMAWWGLTYRRVLAFCCVWAAAGMLLAKSEDSVLYALLMPNYCWYFIAGMAFFLMYRFRPNLMLTGVVLLCFGASLPFAHDTWSRTRGYFHQSIHFWPVVAVLAVCFGAMALVASGKLNWIQWRWLPYAGAVTYPLYLMHQYMGWELIRALGDRLSPYQVLGLMISGMLVASWLVHRLIERPVSRLLRRRLSTALFRPEPR, from the coding sequence GTGCGACCGGAGCCGGCACCCACCGTGGTGCGCCGGCGCGGCGGCCGGATAGCCGCACTGGACGGCATGCGCCTGCTGGCGGCGTTGATGGTGGTGGCGTACCACTACATGGCGCTCTACGGCGGCTGGACGACCCGCGGGGAAGCGCATTTTCCCGGCGCGTTCCCCTACACCGCCTATGGCTGGCTGGGCGTGCCGTTATTCTTCCTGATCAGCGGCTTCGTCATCTGTATGAGCTGCTGGGGCAGGTCCCTGGAGTCCTTCTTCGTCTCCCGGGTGGTCCGGCTGTACCCCGCGTACTGGTTCGCCGTCCTGGCCACCACCGTCGTGGTGCTGCTCGTGCCGGGTGGTCAGGATCCGCTGCCCGTCGCCGATGTGCTGACCAACCTGACGATGCTTCAGGAGCCGCTCGGGGTCGGCAAGGTCGACGGGGTGTACTGGACGCTCTACGCCGAACTGCGCTTCTACCTCCTGTTCGCGGCGATGGCCTGGTGGGGCCTGACGTACCGTCGTGTGCTGGCCTTCTGCTGCGTCTGGGCCGCGGCGGGCATGCTGCTGGCGAAGTCCGAGGATTCGGTGCTCTATGCGCTGCTCATGCCGAACTACTGCTGGTACTTCATCGCCGGAATGGCCTTCTTCCTGATGTACCGGTTCCGGCCGAACCTGATGCTCACCGGGGTGGTGTTGCTGTGCTTCGGAGCATCCCTGCCCTTCGCCCACGACACCTGGAGCCGGACCCGCGGCTACTTCCACCAGAGCATCCACTTCTGGCCGGTCGTCGCCGTACTCGCCGTCTGCTTCGGGGCGATGGCCCTGGTGGCGAGCGGCAAACTGAACTGGATCCAGTGGCGCTGGCTCCCGTACGCCGGGGCGGTCACCTATCCGCTCTATCTCATGCACCAGTACATGGGCTGGGAGCTCATCAGAGCCCTGGGGGACCGGCTGTCGCCGTACCAGGTGCTCGGGCTGATGATCAGCGGCATGCTGGTGGCGTCATGGCTGGTACACCGGCTGATCGAACGTCCGGTGAGCCGCCTGCTCCGCCGGAGACTCTCCACGGCACTGTTCCGCCCGGAACCCCGCTGA
- a CDS encoding ABC transporter ATP-binding protein, which yields MSLLSVENLEVRHGLLRAVREVSFAVDEGEVVAVVGANGAGKSTLMRAVAGAHQPAEGRIGLDGVDMTARRAHDRVAAGIALVPEGRRLFADLTVEENLLVASRVRRPGPWDLAAVVAAFPLLDGLLKRRAGNLSGGEQQAAAIGRALMTNPRLLLLDEVSLGLAPIVVDTLYDSLGTILSGGTTVLLVEQDLGRALGVARRVLCMLEGRVVLDEPADEVTREQVVEAYFGLSRATAATVQEEPA from the coding sequence ATGAGTCTGCTGTCGGTCGAGAACCTCGAAGTACGGCACGGTCTGCTGCGCGCCGTCCGCGAAGTCTCCTTCGCCGTGGACGAGGGCGAGGTCGTGGCGGTGGTCGGGGCCAACGGTGCCGGAAAGTCCACCCTGATGCGTGCCGTCGCCGGAGCACACCAGCCGGCCGAGGGGCGTATCGGCCTGGACGGTGTGGACATGACGGCCCGGCGGGCCCACGACCGTGTCGCGGCCGGGATAGCGCTGGTTCCGGAGGGCAGGCGGCTCTTCGCCGACCTCACCGTGGAGGAGAACCTGCTGGTCGCATCCCGAGTACGCCGCCCCGGACCGTGGGACCTGGCAGCCGTCGTCGCCGCCTTCCCGCTGCTCGACGGGCTGCTGAAGCGCCGCGCCGGCAACCTCTCGGGCGGCGAGCAGCAGGCCGCAGCCATCGGCAGGGCGCTGATGACCAACCCCCGGCTGCTGCTGCTCGACGAGGTCTCACTGGGCCTCGCGCCCATCGTGGTCGACACCCTCTACGACTCGCTCGGCACGATCCTCTCCGGCGGTACGACGGTGCTGCTGGTGGAGCAGGACCTCGGCCGCGCCCTGGGGGTGGCCCGGCGCGTGCTGTGCATGCTCGAAGGCCGCGTCGTCCTGGACGAACCTGCCGACGAGGTCACCCGCGAACAGGTCGTCGAGGCGTACTTCGGGCTGAGCCGCGCCACGGCCGCAACCGTGCAGGAGGAGCCGGCATGA
- a CDS encoding 4'-phosphopantetheinyl transferase family protein yields MTGHAVQVWWARLGDARPGLRELLDPVERARYASTADPAGRGRFLVGCALGRLVLGELLGLSAADVPLRRVCPRCGGPHGKPRLDAPPDGPPGSHAVFPPGGPAAYDFSVTHSGELIGVAVCRGAAVGLDVEESHAGMDVDSAARVALSDTELAALHARPADLRQPAFLRTWTRKEAVLKALGVGLGAPLRELEMSDPDRPPTVLAWPDRLTARPRTAMADLTVDGVHPGAVAVAVTAGAPGTGPVPGPVPVVEGDEAGLRVTVLDGSGVLAAYHG; encoded by the coding sequence GTGACAGGACACGCGGTGCAGGTGTGGTGGGCCCGCCTGGGTGACGCCCGCCCGGGCCTGCGGGAACTCCTCGACCCCGTGGAACGTGCCCGCTACGCGTCGACCGCCGACCCGGCCGGCAGGGGACGATTCCTGGTCGGGTGCGCCCTCGGCCGCCTGGTCCTGGGCGAACTGCTCGGCCTGTCCGCGGCGGACGTCCCCCTGCGGCGCGTGTGCCCGCGCTGCGGCGGCCCGCACGGCAAGCCCCGCCTGGACGCACCGCCCGACGGTCCCCCTGGTTCGCACGCTGTCTTCCCTCCGGGTGGCCCTGCGGCCTACGACTTCTCCGTCACCCACAGCGGTGAGCTCATCGGTGTCGCCGTCTGCCGGGGCGCGGCGGTGGGCCTCGACGTGGAGGAGTCCCACGCAGGCATGGACGTGGATTCCGCCGCCCGAGTCGCCCTGTCGGACACCGAACTGGCCGCGCTGCACGCCCGACCGGCAGACCTGCGGCAGCCCGCGTTCCTGCGCACCTGGACGCGTAAGGAGGCGGTCCTGAAAGCGCTCGGCGTGGGCCTGGGAGCGCCGCTGCGCGAGCTGGAGATGTCGGACCCCGACCGGCCGCCGACCGTACTCGCCTGGCCTGACCGACTCACCGCACGGCCCCGCACGGCCATGGCGGACCTGACCGTCGACGGCGTGCACCCCGGGGCGGTCGCGGTCGCGGTGACGGCTGGGGCGCCGGGTACGGGACCGGTGCCGGGGCCGGTGCCGGTCGTGGAGGGGGACGAGGCCGGACTGCGGGTCACGGTGCTCGACGGCTCGGGCGTGCTGGCCGCGTACCACGGGTGA
- a CDS encoding ABC transporter substrate-binding protein, which produces MSTPANGDLSRRSILRGTAGAAGLFTAGGLLTACGGIKESSAQTDAVLRIGYVSPSTGPAAGFGEPNAFLMKKLRATFKDGLRIGGKKYSVKIIDRDSQSNPQTAAQVAADLINSEKIDLMLVTSTPETVNPVADACEAAKIPCLSTAVPWEAWYFGRGATPEKPFTYTYHFFIGVAEIHAAYTSLWTKGGVETNRRVGVMWPNDPDGKAIRQGLGPELKKSGFRIVDPGAYEDGTNDYSAQIAAFKKADAEIFNTFPLPPDFATFWKQARQQGYRPRIASIAKTGLLPSQVEALGSLGYGLSAGFWWSPKFPYTSTLTGQSAQQLADDYEKSTGKQWNQVIGSNMALFEVAAHALKATTDPKDRAELAAALGKAKLTTVAGPLDFTSGPVKNVSTEPLVMGQWRKATGGGRFAVEPVIVDNGAFRDIPLGGRLEPLR; this is translated from the coding sequence ATGAGCACACCCGCGAACGGCGATTTGTCCCGAAGATCCATTCTCCGGGGGACGGCCGGAGCCGCCGGTCTGTTCACCGCAGGCGGTCTGCTGACCGCCTGCGGCGGCATCAAGGAGTCCTCGGCACAGACCGACGCGGTGCTCCGGATCGGCTATGTCTCACCCAGCACGGGCCCGGCCGCGGGCTTCGGCGAGCCGAACGCGTTCCTGATGAAGAAACTGCGCGCCACCTTCAAGGACGGGCTGCGGATCGGCGGCAAGAAGTACTCCGTCAAGATCATCGACCGCGACAGTCAGTCGAATCCGCAGACCGCCGCGCAGGTCGCGGCCGACCTGATCAACAGCGAAAAGATCGACCTGATGCTCGTCACCTCTACCCCGGAGACGGTCAACCCCGTCGCCGACGCGTGCGAGGCGGCCAAGATCCCGTGCCTGTCGACCGCCGTGCCGTGGGAGGCCTGGTACTTCGGTCGCGGTGCCACCCCCGAGAAGCCGTTCACGTACACGTATCACTTCTTCATAGGCGTCGCGGAGATCCATGCCGCGTACACCTCCCTGTGGACGAAGGGCGGTGTGGAGACCAACCGGCGAGTCGGCGTCATGTGGCCCAACGACCCCGACGGCAAGGCGATCCGGCAGGGGCTCGGGCCAGAGCTGAAGAAGAGCGGGTTCAGGATCGTCGACCCGGGGGCTTACGAGGACGGTACGAACGACTACTCGGCACAGATAGCGGCGTTCAAGAAGGCGGACGCGGAGATCTTCAACACCTTCCCGCTGCCGCCCGACTTCGCCACCTTCTGGAAGCAGGCCCGGCAGCAGGGCTACCGGCCGCGCATCGCGAGCATCGCCAAGACCGGTCTCCTCCCCTCCCAGGTCGAAGCGCTCGGCTCGCTCGGGTACGGCCTCAGCGCCGGCTTCTGGTGGTCACCCAAGTTCCCGTACACCTCCACCCTCACCGGCCAGAGCGCCCAGCAACTGGCCGACGACTACGAGAAGTCGACGGGCAAGCAGTGGAACCAGGTCATCGGGTCCAACATGGCTCTCTTCGAGGTGGCGGCCCACGCGCTGAAGGCGACCACCGACCCCAAGGACCGGGCGGAACTGGCGGCCGCCCTCGGCAAGGCCAAGCTCACCACCGTGGCCGGGCCGCTCGACTTCACGTCCGGGCCGGTGAAGAACGTGTCCACGGAGCCGCTGGTCATGGGGCAGTGGCGCAAGGCCACGGGAGGCGGCAGGTTCGCCGTCGAGCCCGTCATCGTCGACAACGGCGCCTTCCGCGACATCCCGCTCGGAGGCCGACTTGAGCCCCTCCGCTGA
- a CDS encoding S-adenosylmethionine decarboxylase family protein has translation MTNSANLATEGINVDDLCSYAVDVWVSDHSILTDEERLLKVLRTAAEKGNATVLGEASHVFPNGAVTAILLLSASHLSIHTWPEFSLANVDLLAYGRLNGERMMQSVELGLSPTRINVTRMLRAVH, from the coding sequence ATGACCAACTCCGCCAACCTCGCCACCGAGGGTATAAACGTCGACGATCTGTGCTCTTATGCCGTCGATGTGTGGGTGAGCGACCACAGCATCCTGACCGACGAGGAGCGCCTCCTCAAGGTGCTGCGCACGGCCGCCGAAAAGGGAAACGCCACGGTTCTCGGTGAGGCATCCCACGTTTTCCCGAACGGTGCCGTCACCGCGATTCTCCTGCTTTCCGCTTCACACCTGAGCATTCACACCTGGCCCGAATTCAGCCTGGCCAACGTCGACCTGCTCGCCTACGGCCGGCTGAACGGCGAGCGAATGATGCAGAGCGTGGAGCTCGGTCTTTCGCCGACGCGGATCAACGTGACGCGCATGCTGCGCGCGGTTCACTGA